From the Anguilla anguilla isolate fAngAng1 chromosome 6, fAngAng1.pri, whole genome shotgun sequence genome, one window contains:
- the ints7 gene encoding integrator complex subunit 7, translating into MSLSTARSFLSEAGYGEQELDANSALMELDKGLRSGKLGEQCEAVVLFPKLFQKYPFPILINSAFLKLADIFRLGNNFLRLCVLKVTQQSEKHLEKILNVDEFVKRIFSVIHSNDPVARAITLRMLGSMASIIPERKSAHHSIRQSLDSHDNVEVEAAIFAAASFSAQSKDFAAGICNKISEMIQGLDTPVDLKLKLIPTLQHMHHDAGLASCSRQLLQQLLTSYPSTHMVIISLHTFTQLATSSLIHIPQQIQLLLRYLKEDPRRAVKRLSIQDLKLLAKKAPHLWSRENTQMLCECALSIPYNSLKLGMLSVLSTLSATIAIKQYFSSTAAPSRPTDLVRLAQESCYHSNLAVAAHGVTVLSNIAISCPEKEVLQLEQDTVLGVESLLVMCCQDDSPSAQATLKTALTSLVRLLRSRPHLSQPAVEVLLCQLHVARDPARVLMCHALAAIAMQMPVLGEGMLGDLMELYRVAGRSTSDRQQELLVSLATVVFVASQASLSGEVKTVIKQQLEDVANGWTVYRIARQASRMGCHELCSELYQSLRTRVASEHFYFWLNSLKEFSQAEQCLSRLQDRQYSAAMAAIAEALRAYQKGIASLTAASTPLSPLSFQCEFVKLRIATLQALSQLICTCNSLKTSPPPAIAATIALSSGSELQRCGRISTQMKVSMEDLRNLATRYADLYQSSFDADAATLRGLELQQQSCLLISHVVEALILDPHTASFPDYSSQGSEQAQSEYERRLMSVFSHVLEEVESLSRKHPPVSYLHTSCLCDAVIALLKVPLSFQRYFFQKLQSTSIKLALSPSPRSATEPIPVQSSQQLTLKVEGVVQHGSTPGLFRKIQSVCLNVSSTLQSKSGQDYKIPLDAKTNEIERRVEPHNDYFSTQFLLNCSVVGTHTVTVETSVVDGSGIEWKTGPKSTLSVKSLEDPYSQQTLPQPAPQRSVYARFQ; encoded by the exons ATGTCGCTGTCTACAGCACGCTCGTTCCTGTCAGAAGCCGGTTATGGGGAGCAAGAACTAGATGCGAATTCCGCTCTCATGGAATTGGATAAAG GGTTACGCTCCGGAAAACTGGGGGAACAGTGCGAGGCGGTTGTTCTTTTCCCAAAACTCTTCCAGAAGTACCCCTTCCCCATTCTCATCAACTCTGCTTTCCTGAAGCTGGCGGACATCTTCCGGCTGGG GAACAACTTCCTGCGCCTGTGCGTGCTGAAGGTGACGCAGCAGAGCGAGAAGCACCTGGAGAAGATCCTGAACGTGGACGAGTTCGTCAAGAGGATTTTCTCCGTCATCCACAGCAACGACCCTGTGGCGCGAGCCATCACACTCAG GATGCTGGGGAGCATGGCGTCCATCATCCCGGAGAGGAAGAGCGCCCACCACAGCATCCGGCAGAGTCTGGACTCGCACGACAACGTGGAGGTGGAGGCGGCCATCTTTGCTGCGGCCAGCTTCTCCGCCCAGTCAAA GGATtttgctgcaggaatttgcaataaaataagTGAGATGATCCAAG GCCTGGACACGCCAGTGgatctgaagctgaagctgatcCCCACGCTGCAGCACATGCACCATGACGCAGGCCTGGCCTCCTGCAGCCggcagctcctgcagcagctgctcacCTCCTACCCCTCCACACACATGGTGATCATCAGCCTGCACACCTTCACACAGCTGGCTACTTCCTCCCTCATACACATCCCCCAGCAG atccAGCTGTTGCTACGCTACCTGAAGGAGGACCCGCGCAGAGCAGTGAAGAGGCTCTCCATCcaggacctgaagctgctggcCAAGAAGGCCCCCCACCTGTGGAGCCGCGAGAACACGCAG atgctgtgtgagtgtgcgctcAGTATTCCCTATAACAGTCTGAAGCTGGGCATGCTGTCTGTGCTCTCCACACTGTCCGCCACCATCGCCATCAAGCAGTACTTCAGCTCCACTGCAG CCCCCTCCCGGCCCACCGACCTGGTCCGACTGGCACAGGAGAGCTGTTACCATAGCAACCTGGCGGTGGCCGCCCATGGGGTCACTGTGCTGTCCAACATCGCCATTTCCTGTCCGGAGAAAG AAGTGCTGCAGCTCGAGCAGGACACCGTCCTGGGGGTGGAGTCTCTGCTGGTGATGTGTTGCCAGGACGACAGCCCCAGCGCCCAGGCGACGCTGAAG acAGCCCTGACCTCGCTGGTGCGTTTGCTGAGAAGCCGGCCGCACCTGAGCCAGCCGGCCGTGGAGGTGCTGCTGTGCCAGCTGCACGTTGCCCGCGACCCCGCCCGCGTGCTCATGTGCCACGCCCTGGCCGCCATCGCCATGCAGATGCCCGTGCTGGGggagggcatgctgggagatctGATGGAGCTGTACCGCGTGGCTGGCCGCTCCACCTCCGACAGGCAGCAGGAGCTGCTG GTTTCCCTGGCGACGGTGGTGTTTGTGGCCAGTCAGGCGTCTCTGTCGGGGGAGGTGAAGACTGTGATtaagcagcagctggaggacgTGGCCAACGGCTGGACTGTGTACCGCATCGCCCGGCAGGCCTCCCGCATG ggCTGTCACGAGCTGTGCAGTGAGCTGTATCAGAGCCTGCGCACACGTGTAGCATCGGAGCACTTCTACTTCTGGCTGAACAGTCTGAAGGAGTTCTCCCAGGCCGAGCAGTGCCTGAGCCGCCTGCAGGACCGCCAGTACAGCGCCGCCATGGCCGCCATCGCAGAGGCCCTGCGCGCCTACCAGAAGGGCATCGCCTCGCTCACG GCTGCCAGCACGCCCCTCAGCCCGCTGTCCTTCCAGTGCGAGTTTGTGAAGCTGCGCATCGCCACGCTGCAGGCCCTGTCCCAGCTCATCTGCACCTGCAACAGCCTGaagaccagccccccccccgccatcgcCGCCACCATCGCCCTCAGCTCCGGCAGCGAGCTGCAGCGCTGCGGACGCATctccacacag ATGAAGGTGTCGATGGAGGACCTTCGGAACCTGGCGACCCGCTACGCGGACCTGTACCAGTCCTCGTTCGACGCCGACGCGGCCACGCTGAGAGGCCTGGAGCT GCAGCAGCAGAGCTGTCTGCTGATCTCTCATGTGGTGGAGGCCCTGATTCTGGACCCCCACACCGCCAG CTTCCCGGACTACAGTTCCCAGGGTTCCGAGCAGGCACAGAGTGAGTACGAGCGCCGGCTGATGTCCGTCTTCAGTCACGTGTTGGAGGAGGTGGAGTCTCTGAGCAGGAAACATCCCCCTGTCTCCTACCTG CACACTAGCTGTCTGTGTGATGCGGTGATCGCCCTGCTGAAGGTGCCGCTCTCCTTCCAGAGGTATTTCTTCCAGAAGCTGCAGTCCACCAGCATCAAG CTGGCTCTTTCCCCTTCCCCTCGGAGTGCCACTGAACCAATCCCAGTGCAGAGCAGCCAGCAGCTGACTCTGAAGGTGGAGGGTGTGGTCCAGCATGGCTCCACCCCCGGGCTCTTTAGGAAGATCCAGTCTGTCTGCCTGAACGTTAGCTCCACCCTGCAGAGCAAGTCTGGACAGGACTACAAG ATCCCGCTGGACGCGAAGACCAATGAGATCGAGCGGAGGGTGGAGCCGCACAACGACTACTTCAGCACGCAGTTCCTGCTCAACTGCTCCGTCGTGGGCACGCACACGGTCACCGTGGAGACGTCGGTGGTGGACGGCAGCGGGATCGAGTGGAAGACGGGACCCAAGAGCACGCTGTCCGTCAAATCGCTGGAGGACCCGTattcccagcagaccctgccCCAGCCGGCCCCCCAGCGGAGCGTCTACGCCCGCTTCCAGTGA